CCAGCCGATCTAGCCACACCGCCGACTACGGCGCCGATACCCATGCTTGATCCATATACACGCTACTTGTATATTCGACCGCCATGCGATCATCCTCGCGCGTCTCCCTCCGGGAACCGTCGTACTTCGTCCTCGCCGCCCTGCTCGACGGGCGGCTGCACGGGTACGCCGTGGTCAAGCGGGTCGAAGAGTTGTCCGCCGGGCAGGTCAAGCTCGCCGCCGGCTCGCTGTACTCGGTGCTCGACCGGCTGCTCGGCGAGGGCTACGTCATCGCGGACGGCGAGGAGATCGTCAACGGGCGAGCGCGGCGCTACTACCGGCTGACCGAGACCGGCCAGCAGCTGCTCGCCCAGGAAGCGGACCGGCTCGCCCAGGCAGCGCGCGTCGTGCACGAGCGGCTGCCGCAGGCGACCACCAACCGACCGACCTGGAGGACTTCACCCGCATGAGTGTCGACATCCTGGAGCGCCGATACCGGGCGCTGCTGCGGTCCTACCCGGCCGACTACCGGCGGGAGCGCGCCGACGAACTGCTCGACGTGCTGGTCACCGACGAGGCCGGCGGCCGGCGCTGGCCGGAGCCGCGGCAGGCGATCGCGCTGGTCCGCGGCGGCCTGCGGGTGCGCGCCGGCAGCGCGGCGAACCGGCCGGCGGTCCACCTGCTCTGGCAGGGTGTGCAGTTGGCCGCCCTGGCGGTGCTCGCCCTGGGCGTACTGATCGCCGCCGACGATACGGTGGAGGCTTTTCAGTACGGCGGGCTGGACGCGCCCATCGCCGTACTCAAAGATCTCGGTCCGAATCTGATCCTGTCTCTCGCGGCTCTGGTGGCGCTGGTCCTGGGCCGGCAGCGGATCGCGATCGGACTGGTCGTCGCGGCGATCGGGGTGCCGACCGCGGTGTCGCAGTACCTGTACCTGAACGGCATGCCGCAGTGGTGGGCGCCGGTCGTGGCGACGCCGCTGGTCATCGCGGGCCAGTGGCGGCCGCGTGACGTCCCGCTGGTGGAGCGCGGCAACGCGGTGCTGGTCACGGCAGGGGTGGTGGCGCTGCACCTGGTGCCGCTGGGCGGGCTGCGGATGGTGGACCCGGCGTCGCGGGCGCTCGCGGTGGCCGCCGCCGTGGTGGCCGCCGGGGTCTTCCTGTGGTTCGCGACGGCCGACCAGCGACTGCTGATCGCGGCGGCGCCGACCTTCGCGCTCACCACGCTGCACGAGCTGATGGTGGGCGGGGACGTGGTCGGGCAGACGCTGCCGTTCCTGGCGGTCGGGGTCGCGCTGGTGATCTGCGCGGTCGTGCTGACCCGCCGGCGCCTCGCCCGCGTCTGAAGGCCGCCCGCCAGGCCGAGGGCTGGTCGTCACGGTGGTGTGGAGGCCCCGGAGACCACCGTGACGACCAGCCCCGGGTTGACCGGCTGGTTGTCACGGTGGTGTGGGGGGCCCGGAGACCACCGTGACGACCAGCCCGGGGTTGACCGGCTGGTTGTCACGGTGGTCTGCCGAGCCCGGAGACCACCGTGACGACCAGCCGAGGGTCAACCGGTGACGCCGGTCCAGCCGGCCGGCACGTGCGCGAGCCGGACCCGCTGCGGGTGGTCACCGACGGCGACCGAGGTGACCTTCCGCCCGGTCGCGAAGTCGATGGCGGTGACCTGGTCGGCGCCGCTCTCCGAGATGACGCAGGCGCGGCCGTCACCACTGACCGTGGCCCAGTACGGCTTGGCCGCCGGCACCAGCGTGCCCTCCTGCAGCGTGCCGCGGTCGACGATGGTGGCGTAGTCGTCCATCGTGCCGGCCACGCAGAGCCTGCTGCCGTCCGGGCTCATCGACAGGCCATGGTGCCGCGAGTCGTTGACGTACGTGGTGCGGTCGTCGCTGGTCGCCGAGTTCTTCGGCAGCGTCTTCACCCGGGTGATCTTGTCGGTGGCGACGTCGTACTCGACGAGGCCGTTGAAGAACGACACCTGGAAGTACAGCTTCCCGAAGTCCGGCGTGAACACCCCGGGCCGGACCGCGTTGGACAGGTCGCTGCGACCGAAGGCGTTCAGCCGCGACCGCATGTCGATGGTCTTCACGGTCTGGAAGGTGGTGGTGTCGACGACGGTGATGTGCCGGTCGCCCTTGGTCCAGTCGAGCAGCGGGCTGTCCAGATCGGTCTCCACGTTGCCGATCGACATGTTCCAGATGTAGCGGCCGCCGTTGGTGAAGACGTTCTCGTGCGGCTTGTCGCCGGTGGCGAACGAGCCGAGCTGCGCGCCGGTGTTGATGTCCAGCACGTGCACGGTGTTCGAGGTGGACGCGGAGACGGCGAGCTTGGTGCCGTCCGGGGAGACGGCCATGTGGTCGGCACGGTACCCGGAGACCGGGAACCGCCACTTGAGCTTGCCGGTGGCCAGGTCGATCGAGACCACGTCGGCGAAGCTGGGCCGCGACGCCACCAGCGCGGTGCCGTCCGGGGTGGAGTACAGGTCGTCGACGAGCTGGTCGTGGCCCTCACCCGGCCCGTTGCGGATGCCCAGGAAGTAGATCAGCTTGATCGGGTTGAGGTAGATCTCGGCCAGCCGCTGACTCTTGTCCGGCACCACGTTGATCCGGCCGATCTTGGCGAAGTCGCCGGTGGAGTCGATGACGTCGGCGGTGCCCTCCCAGTTGTTGCCGACGAACATGACCTCGCGCAGCGCGGCGGCGGAGGCGGGGGCGGCGAGGGCGGTGACTGTGGTGGCGGCCAGGACGACCGCGGCGGCGGCGCCCAGTAAGCGGTGGGTAGCGCGCATGTGAGCCTCTCCCAGCAAGTTTGAAACTCTCGAGTGTTCTTATTGACGCCCCTGGATGGTATGCAGCAGTGGCACAGATCACAAGGTCAGCCGTGCGATCATCGGCGGATGGCGGACCGGACGGCTGCGGCGGTAATGGCTCTGCGCGGGCTCGCGCTGGGCGACGCGTTCGGCGAGACGTGGTTCTTCCGTCCCGCCGATCAGGTCACGACCGCGGTCCAGGAGCGGCGGCTCAAGGACGGGCCGTGGCCGTGGACCGACGACACCGCGATGGCGCTGTCGCTGCTGCGGGTGCTGAGCGAACACCGGCGGGTCGAGCAGGATGCCCTGGCGGTCGCGTTCGCCGAGTCCTACGCCGCCGATCCGTACCGGTCCTACGGCTCGTCGATGCACGACGTGCTGATCGCCATCGGGCAGGGCGAGGCGTGGCCGGAGGTGACCCGGCGCAAGTTCGACGGGATGGGTTCGTGGGGCAACGGCGCGGCGATGCGCGTGGCGCCGCTCGGCGCCTGGTTCGCCGATGACCTGGACCTGGTGGTGACCGAGGCGGCGAGGTCGGCGGCGGTCACCCACGCCCACCCGGAGGCGGTGGCCGGTGCCGTGGCGGTGGCGGTGGCGGCGGCGCTGAGCGTCCGGGGTGTTCCGGGCGGCGAGCTGATCGAGGCGGTCGCCGGCCGGGTGCCGGACACCGAGGTCGGATCGCGGCTGCGGCGCGCCACCAAGCTGGCGGCGACCGCCGACCCGCGGCACGTGGCCGGGATGCTCGGCTGCGGGATGCAGATCTCCGCGGTCGACACCGTGCCGTACGCGATCTGGTGCGCCGCCACGCGCCTCGACGACCTGACCGAGGCGCTGTGGGCGACCGCGCTGCCCGGCGGCGACATCGACACGACCTGCGCGATAGTGGGCGGCATCATCGGCGGGCGCCGCGGGCTGGCCGGTGTGCCGGCGGACTGGCTGGCCGCTTGCGAGCCGTTGCCGGCCTGGGTCGACCGGCTCTGATCGCCGCGTTCCGCGGACGTTCGACACCCGATTTCGGTACGCCTTCGTGAACGGCGCGACAGGCACGGGCGCTATCGGTCACCCGTGCCTGTGCGTCGTTCGCCAGTCGTCCGCTGTGGCCGGACCGCTCGCCTCTCCGTCAGCGCGCCACGCAGCTGGCGCTGGTCGGGCCGGTGCCGGTGCCCTGGAACCCGAACTGGGTCTTGCCGCCGGCCGCGAGGGATCCGTTGTAGTTCACGTTGGTGAAGCTCACCGCCCCCGACGTGCCACTACCGGTGGCGCTCCACGAGTTGGTGATGGCGGAACCGGACGGCAGGGTGGTGCCGACCGTCCAGCCGTTGATCGCCGACGCGCCGGCCGTGACCGTGACGGTGGCGACGTAGCCGCCGGTCCACGAGTTCAGCGAGATCGACGCGGTGCAACCACTCGGGACCGGCGGCTGCGACGACGGCGGGGCGGATGACGGCGGAACGGACGACGGCGGGGCGGACGACGGCGGCGTGGACGGCGGGACCGGGGCCGCGTCCAGCCCGAAGAAGCTGATCGCCATCTTGGCCTGGCCGGCCATCGGCAGCGCGTGGCCCACCCCGGCGAGGCTGATGGCCTGGACCGGCGGCTGGGCCGAGGAGTCGCCGTACCAGGTGCGGGTCCAGCCGGACTGCGGCGTGTCGGTCTTGACCGGCGTCTGGCTGACGCCGAGCACGTTGGTCCACTGCTTGATCTCTTCGCCGAAGTTGTTGTAGTGCAGCGTGGTGTCGTTGGTGCCGTGCCACAGCTGCATGCGCGGCCGCCGCCCGGTGTAACCCGGGTAGGAGTTGCGCACCGCGTCGCCCCACTGCGCGGGGGTCTTGATGACCTGGCCGTTCGCGCACGCGCTGTTCCACCCGGCCTGCTGGCTCGGGTCGGCCGGGTTGCCGGCGGTCGCCTGGAAGCAGGTGTCCGGCACGCCCATGAACGCGGCGCCGGCGGCGAACACGTCCGGGTAGTCGGCGAGCAGCACGTTGGTCATCATGGCGCCGGACGAGGCGCCGGCGACGAACGTGCGCGCGGTGTCCGTGCCGTACCTCTGCTGCACGTACTTGACCATCGAGGTGATGCCGACCGGGTCGCTGTTGCCGTTGTGGGTCAGCGCGCCGGCCGAGGAGACGTCCCAGCAGTTGCCGGTACGCACCGTCGACGGGTAGATGACGATGAAGCCGTACTGGTCGGCCAGCGACTTGAACTCGGTGCCGGAGTAGAACGCCGGCCCGGAGCCGGTGCAGTAGTGCACCGCGACCAGCACCGCCGGCTTGGTGGGCAGCCGGTCGGGCACGTAGAGGTACATGCGGATGCCGGTCGGGTTGGTGCCGAACCCGGTGACCTCGGTCAGCGCCGCCGCGGCGGCCGGCGACGGTGGGAGGAGCGTGGTGGTGACCACCAGGCCGGCCAGGACCGCGGCCACCGCGGCCAGCAGGGTACGCCAGAGTTTTCTCATGGACGGTTCCTCAGGACAGGGATGTGGGGGAGCGGGCCTGATCCGGATCGACCGAAACATTACAAGTGAGCTCCGGCAGTTACAACACTCAATATTTGCTCTTCATGCCACTCAAGCATTGGCGTGAGTCTTCGGGGCTGCATTCACCAGGGGCAATGTGATTATCGCCTGGGAGATTCATTTCCGGAAGTTTCGGGGATGCGTTCCGAAAATATGGCCTTGGTTTCGGGCTCAGCGGCGGGCGAAGGTCAGGTGGGTGACGCCGCTCGGGGTGGTCACCGGCTCGACCGTGAAGCGGTCCTCGAGGCTCTCCAAGCCGTCCCACAGGCGCACGCCGCGGCCCAGGAGGATCGGCACCAGGACGACGTGCAGGTGGTCGACCAGGTCCGCGTCGAGGAACTGGCGGACCGTGGTGGGTCCGCCGCCGATGCGCACGTCCAGACCGCCGGCCGCGTCGCGGGCCCGCGCGAGGGCCTCGGCCGGGGTCGCGTCCAGGAAGTGGAAGGTGGTGCCGCCGTCCATCGTCAGGCTCGGGCGCGGGTGGTGGGTCAGCACGAAGACCGGCGTGTGGAACGGCGGGTTGTCACCCCACCAGCCCTTCCACTCCTCGTCCTGCCACGCGCCCCGCTGCGGCCCGAACTTGTTGCGCCCCATGATCTCGGCGCCGATGCCGGGCGCCCACGCCGAGGCGTACGCGTTGTCGGCACCCTCGCTCCCGCCGTCCCGGCCGATCATCGACCGGAACGCGCGGGTCTCGAAGAACCACTCCATGAGCCGCGTCCCCGCGTGCCCGAACGGCGCCTCCAGGGTCTGCCCCTCCCCGGTGGCGAACCCGTCCAGCGAGACGGCGAGGTTGTGCACCCGTACCTTCGACATCGCCCCACTCTAGGGCGCTCGCCGCCGCCGGTGGTGGAACTCGTCAGTCGAGGCAGAACTCGTTGCCCTCGACGTCCTGCATGGTGATGCAGGACTCCTCCTCGCCGTCGGCGTACTGGGTGTAGAGGTGGACCGCGCCGAGGGCGGTCAGCCGGTCGCGCTCGGCCTCCAGGGCGGCCAGCCGCTCGGCGCCGACCAGTCCGGTGCCGGCCCGGACGTCGAGGTGCAACCGGTTCTTGACGACCTTGCCCTCGGGGACCCGCTGGAAGAACAGTCGCGGGCCCACCCCGGTGGGGTCGGTGCACCAGAACCAGCGATCGCGCTTCTCCGCCGGCTGCGCGTTGTTGTACTCGTCCCAGCTTGCGAAGCCCTCCGGCGGTGCCGGTGGCTCGTATCCCAGCACCTCGCACCAGAAGCGGGCGACCCGCTCCGGCTCGGCGCAGTCGAAGGTGATCTGGACCTGCTTGATCGACGCCATCCGACCACGATAGAACGATCACCGTGGCGCCCGCCCCGGGCCACCCCCACCGCGCGGACCCGGTAGCCTCCGGCTGTGGGCGACCTCGATCACTACTCGGGACATCGGCGTGACCGCGAGCCGCCGGCGGCGATCGGCGCGCGCCTCCGCGCGGCCGGGCTGCCCTCGTGACCGGGCCCCTGCTGGAGCGGGTGCGGCGGGCCGGGCTGCACGACGTCGTCTCGGTGGCCCCGGCGGCCGGTGGGCTCGCGGCGCTC
This window of the Actinoplanes oblitus genome carries:
- a CDS encoding extracellular catalytic domain type 1 short-chain-length polyhydroxyalkanoate depolymerase, whose protein sequence is MRKLWRTLLAAVAAVLAGLVVTTTLLPPSPAAAAALTEVTGFGTNPTGIRMYLYVPDRLPTKPAVLVAVHYCTGSGPAFYSGTEFKSLADQYGFIVIYPSTVRTGNCWDVSSAGALTHNGNSDPVGITSMVKYVQQRYGTDTARTFVAGASSGAMMTNVLLADYPDVFAAGAAFMGVPDTCFQATAGNPADPSQQAGWNSACANGQVIKTPAQWGDAVRNSYPGYTGRRPRMQLWHGTNDTTLHYNNFGEEIKQWTNVLGVSQTPVKTDTPQSGWTRTWYGDSSAQPPVQAISLAGVGHALPMAGQAKMAISFFGLDAAPVPPSTPPSSAPPSSVPPSSAPPSSQPPVPSGCTASISLNSWTGGYVATVTVTAGASAINGWTVGTTLPSGSAITNSWSATGSGTSGAVSFTNVNYNGSLAAGGKTQFGFQGTGTGPTSASCVAR
- a CDS encoding VOC family protein, which encodes MASIKQVQITFDCAEPERVARFWCEVLGYEPPAPPEGFASWDEYNNAQPAEKRDRWFWCTDPTGVGPRLFFQRVPEGKVVKNRLHLDVRAGTGLVGAERLAALEAERDRLTALGAVHLYTQYADGEEESCITMQDVEGNEFCLD
- a CDS encoding dihydrofolate reductase family protein, with product MSKVRVHNLAVSLDGFATGEGQTLEAPFGHAGTRLMEWFFETRAFRSMIGRDGGSEGADNAYASAWAPGIGAEIMGRNKFGPQRGAWQDEEWKGWWGDNPPFHTPVFVLTHHPRPSLTMDGGTTFHFLDATPAEALARARDAAGGLDVRIGGGPTTVRQFLDADLVDHLHVVLVPILLGRGVRLWDGLESLEDRFTVEPVTTPSGVTHLTFARR
- a CDS encoding YncE family protein, with product MRATHRLLGAAAAVVLAATTVTALAAPASAAALREVMFVGNNWEGTADVIDSTGDFAKIGRINVVPDKSQRLAEIYLNPIKLIYFLGIRNGPGEGHDQLVDDLYSTPDGTALVASRPSFADVVSIDLATGKLKWRFPVSGYRADHMAVSPDGTKLAVSASTSNTVHVLDINTGAQLGSFATGDKPHENVFTNGGRYIWNMSIGNVETDLDSPLLDWTKGDRHITVVDTTTFQTVKTIDMRSRLNAFGRSDLSNAVRPGVFTPDFGKLYFQVSFFNGLVEYDVATDKITRVKTLPKNSATSDDRTTYVNDSRHHGLSMSPDGSRLCVAGTMDDYATIVDRGTLQEGTLVPAAKPYWATVSGDGRACVISESGADQVTAIDFATGRKVTSVAVGDHPQRVRLAHVPAGWTGVTG
- a CDS encoding ADP-ribosylglycohydrolase family protein; this translates as MADRTAAAVMALRGLALGDAFGETWFFRPADQVTTAVQERRLKDGPWPWTDDTAMALSLLRVLSEHRRVEQDALAVAFAESYAADPYRSYGSSMHDVLIAIGQGEAWPEVTRRKFDGMGSWGNGAAMRVAPLGAWFADDLDLVVTEAARSAAVTHAHPEAVAGAVAVAVAAALSVRGVPGGELIEAVAGRVPDTEVGSRLRRATKLAATADPRHVAGMLGCGMQISAVDTVPYAIWCAATRLDDLTEALWATALPGGDIDTTCAIVGGIIGGRRGLAGVPADWLAACEPLPAWVDRL
- a CDS encoding PadR family transcriptional regulator, with amino-acid sequence MRSSSRVSLREPSYFVLAALLDGRLHGYAVVKRVEELSAGQVKLAAGSLYSVLDRLLGEGYVIADGEEIVNGRARRYYRLTETGQQLLAQEADRLAQAARVVHERLPQATTNRPTWRTSPA